GTCCGGCTTACCGGCAAACTTGCGGGCATGGCTGAGGCCGTGCGTGCCCATCTGGCCGTTGGCCTCGTAGAGATTGATGCGGACGATCTCGCCGATCTCGCCTGACGTCGCCATCGCGTAGGACTTCTGGTAGTCGGGGTGGCTGGAGACGACCGATCCGCACACGAGCGGGATGCCGCGCGATGCGCACTCGTTGACCATGCGGTCGGCGTCCGCCAGCTTTGCCGTGAGCGGCTTCTCGCAGAATACGGCCTTCACACCCGCGCGGGCGGAGGCGACCACCGCGTCGGCGTTGGGCTGGACGGGCAGGACGGGCAGGGCGATGTCTATCCTTTCGTTTGCTAACATCGCCGCCCAGGTGCTGTACCCGGCGCAGTTGAAGCGCTTCTTGCCGAGCGCCAGGTTCTCCGGATCGGTATCGGCCAGCGCGACCACCTGGCACAGCGGATGCAGGTCGAACGCACGGGCGCGCGTCGTCCCGGCCCTGCCGATTCCGATCACTCCTACACGGTACTCGCGGTTGGTTTGAGCATTGCAAGTCCCTCCTAGAGACCCGCCCTGGCGGCGCAGTCGCGGATGTGGTCGGCGGCCATCTTGATGCCCTGGCGGTAGCTCAGGTCCGAGTAGACCTTCTTGTAGCAGATTGAGAAGCCACCGTTGAAATTCACCTTCTTGAGGATGGCGCAGACCCTGTCGTAGTCCACGTACTCCTCGCGGCCGCTGTCGATCTTCCAGATCTTCGTCATGACGTGCGAAGTGTACGGTGCCACCTGCTCCATGAACCCGTAGGCATGCTCGTTCTTGCCGAAGCCCTCCGCTCCAGTGGACTTGTTCGGCCACCATCGTCCCGTGTCCATGATCGCCGTGATGTTCGGCCGGTTGATCTCCTTGAACAGGCGGACCATATCGTCGCCCTTCGGCATACCGGGACCGTGGTTGCACAGGCCCAGCGAGATCGCCTTGGTGGCGGCGTAGTCCGCTACTTCCTGGAAGCCCTTGACGATGCCGTCCCACGCGCGCTGTTGGTCGGGGTCTGAGGGGGACGGCGGGCCGGCGGTCAGGCGGAGCAGGGGAGCGCCGAGCAAGACCGCCATATCCACACCCTGTTTCGATTCATCGATCTTCTTCCGAACCTGCTCAGGCGTGCCGGTGTAGCTGCCGCCGGCGCTGAGCGGGCCCATCGCGAGGCCGTTGCGAGTGGCGAGCAGGCGGAGGTGGCGCAGGTATCCCGGGTCGCTGGATGTGAAGCCCTTTGCAGGGTGGTGGTCAATGTAGTCCAGCCCTATCGAGCCGGCGAACTCCGTAAACTCCATCGGGCTGCTGAACTGCCCGTCGGTATCGTTGACCGTCGCATACACGCCGACTTTTATCACAGTTACCCTCCGGACCGCTCACGTCTCTGATTTCTCTGCCTTCACCGTACCCCGTCCCTTGCACCCTGAACCCCCATTCACCCTCACTTCACCTGCTTCGACAGCGCCTTCATGTAGGCCTCGTGGCCCATGAGCTCTTTCTTGTAGTTCCAGCGGCTGCGCTGGGGGTACATTGTGAGGCTGCGGTCCTCTATTGGGAATTTCACCGGCGTGTTTCCGCGCCGGGCGGACTCCCTCAGACCGATGCAGAGCTCCAGCGCCTGCCGCAGGTCCTCGCCGGTTACCAGCTTCACCGGCTTGCCGGTATCGAGCGCCTCCACGACCGCCTTCGTGCTGTGGATCATGCCGTCGGTCGGCAGCGCCCAGCCGTCCGCGCCGTACTTGAGCCCGCCGTCCTCGTCCTCTCGCTCTATCAGAAGCTCGTTCATATCGGGCACCGGCTGCATGTCATCGAACGACATCGGCTTGTCCTTGCCGGACTTCAGGATGTACAGCTCGCGGGAGGCGACGGAGCTCTTGTAGAGCACACCCTTCGTGCAGACTACCTCGAACGCGCGCCAGCCCGTCTCCTTGAAGGTGCTGAAGCACTCCACGCCGTTCTTGAAGCGGATGTAGCCGCCCAGGCCGCCAAAACCTGGCCTGCCCTGTGGGTCCTGGTCTTCATAGTCGTTGAAAGGGTCGCCGGAGACGAAGCCGGACACCCAGTCCACCTCCGCGCCTGCGAAGTGGCGCGCAAGGTTGGGGCCGTGGCAGCCGCCCTGGGCGTTGTCGTCGTACAGATTGATGCGCACGATCTCGCCGAGCTCGCCGGAGTGGAGCATCTCCTTCGCCTTCCAGTGGTTCCACCGGTTCATCGATACAAGGCCGGAGGCCAGAGGTATGCCCTTTGCCTTGCAGACGGCCACCATCTCGTCGGCATCGGACAGCTTCGCGGTGAAGGGCTTCTCGGTCACAATGGCCCGCACGCCGCCCTTGACCGCGGCCATTACCACCTCGTAGTTGGCGCGGACGGGGAGGGAGGCGACGGCGATGTCTATTTTGTGGTTCTTGAACATCTCTGCCGCTGTGGCGTACCCGGGCGCCTCGAAGCGCTTTCTCGCAAGCTCCAGGTTGGCGGCGTCGGAGTCCGCGACAGCCACGACCTCGCACGGCCCGTGCGTCTCATAAGTGCGCACGCGCCCAGTGCCGGCCCGGCCGATGCCGATGCCGCCGACGGCGTATTTGTAGGATTTCGATTGAGGAATGGTGAGGGGTCCTTTCTTCGGTTGTCTGGGCTGTTAGCTTACTGCTAACTGCTCACTGCTACTTCCTGATATGCGTCTGCATCTGCTCGCGGTACCACTCCGCGCCGTAGACGTCCTTCTTGTAGTGCCAGCGCCACTTTTCCGGGTACATCGCCTGGCTGCGGTCCGCTATCGGCAGCTTTACGGGAACGCTACCATGGCGCGCGGATTCCCGGAGCGCTACAGCGATCTCAAGGGCATGGCGGAGGTCATCGCCGGTGGTGATGTCCAGGTCGGCGGTGCGTTTGTCGATCGCTTCTACAAGCGCGTCGAAGGTCTCCACGACGGGCTCGCCGGGAAGCCGCCAGCCCTCTTCGTCCCACTCATGCTCGGGCGTGCGGGGCTTGAATACGCCGGCGACCTCTACCATCTCCGGATGGTCTCCGCGGTCTTTCGCTTCCGGGGTCTTCAAGAGGCGCAGACCCAGGGAGGTGTTGTTCCAGTTGTAGATCATCCCTTTCTCGCCGATGACCTCAATGCCGCGCCACTTCGGACCCGTCCACGAGCTGAAGCACTCGACGCCGTTCTTGAACTTGATGTAGCCGCCGATGCTGCCGTACCAGGAGGCGTCCTTCTCATAGGCCTCCTCGTAGTCGGAGTGCGGATCGTTCTCGACGATGCCGATGACGTAGTCCACCTCCGACTTGCCGGCGAACTTGCGGACGAGGTTCAGGCCGTGCGTGCCGACCTGGTGGTTCTGCTCGTAGAGGTTGATGCGTAGGACCCTCCCGATCGTGCCGTCCGCCGCCATCCTGTATGCCTTGCGGTAGTCTAAGTGACTGGATATGACGAGGCCCGCCGCCAGGGGTATGCCGCGCTTGCGGCACTCCTCCACCATCGCGTCGGCATCCTTCAGGGTTGCGGCGAGGGGCTTCTCGCAGAAGATTCCCTTGACGCCCGCCCTCGCCGAGGCGATGACCGCGCCGGGGTTTGCCTTTACCGGCAGGACAGGCGCGGAGATATCCAGCGTCTCCTTGGCTAGCATCTCGTCGTAGGTGCTGTAGCCACGGCACTTGAAGCGCTCGCAGAAGAGCTTGAGGTTCTCCGGGTCGGTGTCCGCGACGGCGACGACCTCTGTCCGCGGGTTCAGCTGGAAGCCTCGCGCGTGGTGCGTGCCCTGACGGCCGCCGCCGATTATGCCGACGCGGTAGACCGGATGCTTCTTTGGAGGAATCATGGCGAACTCCTGGCTACGCGGGCGCTACTTCTTGACCGGCCTGATATGCGTCTGCATTGCCTCGCGGTACCACTGCTCGCCGTGGACCTCTTTCTTGTAGAACCAGCGGCTGCGCTGGGGGAGCATGACGATGCTGCGGTCCTTTATGGGCAGCTTGACCGGCGCGTGGCCGTTCCGGGCGGACTCTCGGAGGGCAATGGCGATTTCAAGCGAATGGCGCAGATCGTCGCCGGTCGTCATCCCTAGCGGCTTGCCGGTGTCTATCGCCGCGACCACCTGGTCGATGGAGGTGGTCAATACCGGGCCGGGGTTGCGCCAACCCTCGCCGTCCCAGGTGTTCTCCGGGGTGTCCCGGTACTGGAACGCGCCCTTCACCTCTTCGAGATCGTCCCACGACTTCGGGGGCGCCGCGCTCTTGGCCCTGTACAGGCGGAGCGTGAGCGCGGTGTTGTTGGCGTTGAAGATGACTCCGCATGTGCCGACTACCTCGACGCCCGACCGCCACTGCTGCTTGTTCTCTCCGGGCTGGTAGCCGCTGAAGCACTCGATTCCGTTCTTGAAACGGATGTACCCACCGACGGCGCCGAATCCGGCCTTTCCGTCACCGAAGTCGTCCTCCTGGTCGGCCCTGGCATCGCCGCTGACCCAACCGATGACGAAGTCTACTTCCGACTTGTTGGCGAACTTACGGACGATGTTCAGTCCGTGTGTCCCGACCTGCTTGTTGTTCTCAAAGAGATTGATGCGGACGATCTCGCCTATCTCGCCCGAGGCGGCCATCGCGTAGGCCTTCTGGTAGTCCGGGTGGCTGGAGGCGACGAGCCCCGCGGCGAAGGGGATGTTGCGGGCAGCGCAGGCCTCCACCATCGCGTCGGCGTCCGCCAGCGTGCCGGCAAGCGGCTTCTCGGAGAAGACCGCTCGCACGCCGGCTTTCGCCGAGGCAATTACCGCGCCGGGATTCGCACGGACGGGCAGGTTAGGGGCGGAGATGTCGATCTTCTCGTGCCTGAACATCTCGTCCCACGTCGCATAGCCCTTGCAGCTGAAGCGCTCGCAGAAAAGCTTCAGGTTCTCCGGGTCGGTGTCCGCCACCGCCACAACCTCCGTGCGGGGGTGAAGCTGGTAGGCCCGCGCGTGCACGGTGCCTTGCCTGCCGCCGCCGATGAGGGCGACGCGGTAAACGGGGGCCTTCTTGGGTGGGATCGTCACGATGTTGCCTCCTGAGGAGTCCGTGGACTCCCGTCATTTCAGTAGGGGCGGGTCGGAGACCCGCCCTGGTTGCCAACGCAAGAGATTATCGATGACAGCGGCGAATTGCTACCGGCGGCCGGCCCGGCGTCCAGCGATGGCAGGTCTGAGACCTGCCCCTACCAAGGGCCTCTTTCCCGGCTGTTGACCAACTGCCAACGGCTAACTGCCGACTGCCGGCTGCTCAAACCCCTTCCACTGGTAGTTGATGCCCTTGTAGTACCGTTCGCGGCCCATCTGCTCTTTGCGGGCGTACATCCGGTCCCAGTACGGCATCATGCGCAGGCTGCGGTCCGAGAGCGGTAAGTGTACGGGGGTCATTCCGCTACGGTGCGACTCCCGCAGGCCGATGCCGATCTCCAGCACCTTGCGGCCGTTGTCGCCGCTGGAGCGCGGCTCGATATTCTTGTCCAGCGCGTCCACGAGCGACTGAACGGTGTTGTAGTTGCGGGGGTAGATCGCCCAGCCTTCCTCGTCGTGCTCGCCGGCGCGCGGCCAGATATTGACGTCCAGGAAGCCGGCGGTGATCTTCTCACGGTTCGCCATCCCCACGGCGGCAACCGACTCGCCGCGCCGCTCGGCCGGCAGCCTCCACATCTGTATGCGGTATATATCGCTGTGGAGCGCTCCCTGGGTGCCGAGCACCTCAACGCCGTTCTTCGGATTGGCCGTGCGCGTCATAAAGCACTCTATGCCGTTCGCGAAGCGGATGTACCCGGCCGCGCCCTGGTCATAGTCGCTCCACGGGTCTTTCGCCATCCAGCCGATCACCCAGTCCACGTCGGCGTCGCTTGCGAAGAGCCGCGCAAGGCTCAGGAACTGGCACCCGCCGCCGGAGATCTCCAGCCCGCTGCCATACAGGATGTGGATGGACTTGACCTCGCCGATCGCGCCCTCATCTATGAGCTTCTTCGCATCCCAGTAATTGTGAATGTTACGGTCCATATCGCCCGCCGCGAACTTGATGCCGCGGTCCCGGCACGCCTGCACCATGCGGTCTGCGTCTGCCAGCGAGGCCGCCAGCGGTTTTTCGGACTGGATCCCCTTTACCGATGGGAACCGGGTGCAGCCGACAACGACATCCGGGTTTGCGCTAACCGGCAGGATGGGCGCCGCAATGTCTATCCGTTCTTTGCGGAGCATCTCCTCGTAGTTCGTATAACCAGGGACCTTGAACGCCCTGCAAAAGCGCTCGAGCTGCTCGGGGTCGGGGTCGCAGCCGGCGACAACCTCCGTTGCGGGGTGCGTCTGGTACGTCCTGGCATGTCCGGTGCCCTTACCGCCGCAACCGATCATTCCTACCCGATAGGTCTCCTTGCGCTTCTCTACGGGCATCCCGCTTCCTCCATTCGGCGGGTGGCTGCTTTCCAGACCAAACGCAAATATTTAGAGCCGTTCATACAAACCGTCCCCTGTTATATCACAAACGCCGCGCGCCAAACAGCGGCGAAGTCCGCCCCTCCGGCCTCTGCTATAATTGGGGACTTGTAACAAGCAATGCTGTGAGGGACTGCGCGGATGAGCGATTTTGGACTGGCGGTCAAGGGAGAGACGGGAAGCAAGCGGATAGAGCTGGAGTGCGAGCACCAGAACGCGCTCATTTACGTTGTTCCCAGCGAGACGAGCTGGGTGTGCAAGCCGGAGCTGCTGCACGTGCACGCGCTCGCGGGGTTCTTCAAACAGCTTGCGAAGCTAAACGACCCCGACGTCAAGGAGATCATGCAGCGCTGGGGCGTGTACTACCGCGAGCGGCCGCTGGCCTCGGAAAAGCCGGACGCCCCGCATGGCGGCGCGCCGCAGGTCTCCGACCTTCCCGTACAGAAGAACACCACGTCCGTCTAGTTTCTGAAGTCCACTGAGACCTTCCCCGGAGGTCCCATGCCAAAGCTCAAGCTCCTTTCGGACGGCATCCTTTATCGAAATCCATCGCCCGGACTGAGGGCCGAGTGCGCGTTCCTGCCCAACATCGTTCCCATATCGACTACCGAGGCGATCTGCGTCTACCGCCTCGGCCAGGCCTTCTACTCGGTAGACGGCCGGCTCGCAGTCGTAAGGACTAAGGACGGAGGCAAGACGTGGGAGAAGGACGGGTCCCTCTGGGACCCGCGCAAGGACAAGAAGGAGTACAGCTACACCGCCCCCCATGTGTGGCGCATGAAGGACGGCACGATGGTCCTCGTGGGCTTCCGGGTCGACTACTCCGATCCGGACCTGCCGCAGTTCAACCCCAAGACCGGCGGCGCAAGGGCCTCAGAGAACTTCTTCCAGCGTTCCACCGACAACGGTAAGACGTGGTCGGCCCCGGAGCTCTACGACTCCCCATTCGGCGGCTACGAGAGCTCGCCATCCAGCATCATTGAGCTGAACGACGGCACGTGGTGGATGGCGCTCGAGGAGTGGAAGCACTGGGACGATACCGGCCCGCTGCACATCAAGGGCTACTACGTGCTTTCAAAGGACAAGGGCAAGACATGGTCGAAGCCGGTCGCATTCCCCAGCGCGGCGTCAAAGGACACCATGTACTCGCACACGCGCTATACGAAGATGCTGGACGGCCGCGTCGCCGGGCTACAGTGGACGCAGGAAGTCGGAACGAATAAGGACAAAGACCTGCACTTGACGATCTCGGACGTCACAGGCACGAAGTGGAGCACGCCCCAGCCGACGGGCATCAAGGCCCAGACGAGCTGGCTGGCGGATATGGGCAACGGCGTGCTTGCCGCTGTCTACACCGATCGCGAAGGGATGAAGCCGGGCATCAACGTCATACTCTCCGCCGATGGCGGCAAGACCTGGGACATGGAAAACAAGGTCATGGTCTGGGACGCCGTCGGCCAGCAGTACCTTGGGGTGGTCCAGAAGCCTTCGTACCCCGCGAGCCACGACAACATCGCGTTCGGCAAGCCGAACGCCGCGCGCATGCCCAACGGGGAGCTCATCGTCTCCTGGTGGTGCACACAGGCATGCGTGACGCACGCGCGCTTCGCCCGCCTGGCTGTGGAGTAAGAGGGGAATTAAGCGCAGAGTGCGCAAAGGACACAAAGTCAAGAAGAGGATGAGTTTTTGAAATATGGGCGTCATTGGACGCCCATATTCTTTTCCTCGCGAGACCGGTGGGTATGAGATGGACAATCCCTATGTTATCTCTGACAATCAATACGTGAATTCTTCGAACTCTTAGCATTGCGCACTCTGCGATTTACTCCCCATGCTTTCATTCCTTGACAGCCTCAAGACAAACGTCCTCCTGGCCGACGGCGGCATAGGCTCATACATATTCTAGCGGACGGGACGCCTCTCCGAGACCAACCATGTCTACGAGGCGCTCAACCTGGACAGCCCGGAGCTTGTCCGCTCCATCCACCTGGACTACCTGCGCGCC
The SAR202 cluster bacterium genome window above contains:
- a CDS encoding Gfo/Idh/MocA family oxidoreductase, with the translated sequence MVAEQVHWSGGLRQERACLRVHGAGGTVHFARHDEDLEDRQRPRGVRGLRQGLRHPQEGEFQRWLLNLLQEGLLGPELPPGHQDGRRPHPRLRRQGGSLGGTCNAQTNREYRVGVIGIGRAGTTRARAFDLHPLCQVVALADTDPENLALGKKRFNCAGYSTWAAMLANERIDIALPVLPVQPNADAVVASARAGVKAVFCEKPLTAKLADADRMVNECASRGIPLVCGSVVSSHPDYQKSYAMATSGEIGEIVRINLYEANGQMGTHGLSHARKFAGKPDVDFVIGWCSGDANSDYEGDYGDGKQGYGWLGGYIRFKNGIECFSGYRPKSGLPWRGIEVIGTRGMIFNQNNSSLGLRLFKAPAGVTPKAFSDLQEVKGAFSERTEREVTYDAEGWRQIGDVMIHTVQEMMDNLEHGKPIGAATGDYMRYALEMTIGLWESAQRGHAPVKFPIADRSLAAYPERSRWQYKKDVFGRDRYMAELGMQKKD
- a CDS encoding TIM barrel protein, which codes for MIKVGVYATVNDTDGQFSSPMEFTEFAGSIGLDYIDHHPAKGFTSSDPGYLRHLRLLATRNGLAMGPLSAGGSYTGTPEQVRKKIDESKQGVDMAVLLGAPLLRLTAGPPSPSDPDQQRAWDGIVKGFQEVADYAATKAISLGLCNHGPGMPKGDDMVRLFKEINRPNITAIMDTGRWWPNKSTGAEGFGKNEHAYGFMEQVAPYTSHVMTKIWKIDSGREEYVDYDRVCAILKKVNFNGGFSICYKKVYSDLSYRQGIKMAADHIRDCAARAGL
- a CDS encoding Gfo/Idh/MocA family oxidoreductase, with the translated sequence MPQSKSYKYAVGGIGIGRAGTGRVRTYETHGPCEVVAVADSDAANLELARKRFEAPGYATAAEMFKNHKIDIAVASLPVRANYEVVMAAVKGGVRAIVTEKPFTAKLSDADEMVAVCKAKGIPLASGLVSMNRWNHWKAKEMLHSGELGEIVRINLYDDNAQGGCHGPNLARHFAGAEVDWVSGFVSGDPFNDYEDQDPQGRPGFGGLGGYIRFKNGVECFSTFKETGWRAFEVVCTKGVLYKSSVASRELYILKSGKDKPMSFDDMQPVPDMNELLIEREDEDGGLKYGADGWALPTDGMIHSTKAVVEALDTGKPVKLVTGEDLRQALELCIGLRESARRGNTPVKFPIEDRSLTMYPQRSRWNYKKELMGHEAYMKALSKQVK
- a CDS encoding Gfo/Idh/MocA family oxidoreductase translates to MIPPKKHPVYRVGIIGGGRQGTHHARGFQLNPRTEVVAVADTDPENLKLFCERFKCRGYSTYDEMLAKETLDISAPVLPVKANPGAVIASARAGVKGIFCEKPLAATLKDADAMVEECRKRGIPLAAGLVISSHLDYRKAYRMAADGTIGRVLRINLYEQNHQVGTHGLNLVRKFAGKSEVDYVIGIVENDPHSDYEEAYEKDASWYGSIGGYIKFKNGVECFSSWTGPKWRGIEVIGEKGMIYNWNNTSLGLRLLKTPEAKDRGDHPEMVEVAGVFKPRTPEHEWDEEGWRLPGEPVVETFDALVEAIDKRTADLDITTGDDLRHALEIAVALRESARHGSVPVKLPIADRSQAMYPEKWRWHYKKDVYGAEWYREQMQTHIRK
- a CDS encoding Gfo/Idh/MocA family oxidoreductase, whose amino-acid sequence is MVTIPPKKAPVYRVALIGGGRQGTVHARAYQLHPRTEVVAVADTDPENLKLFCERFSCKGYATWDEMFRHEKIDISAPNLPVRANPGAVIASAKAGVRAVFSEKPLAGTLADADAMVEACAARNIPFAAGLVASSHPDYQKAYAMAASGEIGEIVRINLFENNKQVGTHGLNIVRKFANKSEVDFVIGWVSGDARADQEDDFGDGKAGFGAVGGYIRFKNGIECFSGYQPGENKQQWRSGVEVVGTCGVIFNANNTALTLRLYRAKSAAPPKSWDDLEEVKGAFQYRDTPENTWDGEGWRNPGPVLTTSIDQVVAAIDTGKPLGMTTGDDLRHSLEIAIALRESARNGHAPVKLPIKDRSIVMLPQRSRWFYKKEVHGEQWYREAMQTHIRPVKK
- a CDS encoding Gfo/Idh/MocA family oxidoreductase; its protein translation is MPVEKRKETYRVGMIGCGGKGTGHARTYQTHPATEVVAGCDPDPEQLERFCRAFKVPGYTNYEEMLRKERIDIAAPILPVSANPDVVVGCTRFPSVKGIQSEKPLAASLADADRMVQACRDRGIKFAAGDMDRNIHNYWDAKKLIDEGAIGEVKSIHILYGSGLEISGGGCQFLSLARLFASDADVDWVIGWMAKDPWSDYDQGAAGYIRFANGIECFMTRTANPKNGVEVLGTQGALHSDIYRIQMWRLPAERRGESVAAVGMANREKITAGFLDVNIWPRAGEHDEEGWAIYPRNYNTVQSLVDALDKNIEPRSSGDNGRKVLEIGIGLRESHRSGMTPVHLPLSDRSLRMMPYWDRMYARKEQMGRERYYKGINYQWKGFEQPAVGS
- a CDS encoding exo-alpha-sialidase → MPKLKLLSDGILYRNPSPGLRAECAFLPNIVPISTTEAICVYRLGQAFYSVDGRLAVVRTKDGGKTWEKDGSLWDPRKDKKEYSYTAPHVWRMKDGTMVLVGFRVDYSDPDLPQFNPKTGGARASENFFQRSTDNGKTWSAPELYDSPFGGYESSPSSIIELNDGTWWMALEEWKHWDDTGPLHIKGYYVLSKDKGKTWSKPVAFPSAASKDTMYSHTRYTKMLDGRVAGLQWTQEVGTNKDKDLHLTISDVTGTKWSTPQPTGIKAQTSWLADMGNGVLAAVYTDREGMKPGINVILSADGGKTWDMENKVMVWDAVGQQYLGVVQKPSYPASHDNIAFGKPNAARMPNGELIVSWWCTQACVTHARFARLAVE